A window from Pseudomonas moraviensis encodes these proteins:
- the uvrD gene encoding DNA helicase II, with protein MRDDLSLLLNSLNDAQRQAVAAPVGRQLVLAGAGSGKTRVLVHRIAWLIQVENASPHSILSVTFTNKAAAEMRHRIEQLLGINPAGMWVGTFHGLAHRLLRAHWQEAGLSQTFQILDSDDQQRLVKRVIRELGLDEQRWPARQAQWFINGQKDEGLRPQHIQASGDLFLATMRGIYEAYEAACLRAGVIDFSELLLRALDLWRDHPGLLAHYQKRFRHILVDEFQDTNAVQYAWLRLLGKGGDSLMVVGDDDQSIYGWRGAKIENIHQYSSDFPDSETIRLEQNYRSTAGILKAANALIANNTGRLGKELWTDGGDGEAINLYAAFNEHDEARYVVETIESALKTGLARSDIAILYRSNAQSRVLEEALLRERIPYRIYGGQRFFERAEIKNAMAYLRLLEGRGNDAALERVINVPARGIGEKTVEAIREHARHSDVSMWEAMRQLVANKGLTGRAASALGAFIELIENLAAKCAEMPLHLMTQTVIEQSGLIAYHEAEKGEKGQARVENLEELVSAARNFENTEEDEELTPLAAFLGHASLEAGDTQADEHEDSVQLMTLHSAKGLEFPYVFLVGMEEGLFPHKMSLEEPGRLEEERRLAYVGITRAMQNLVMTYAETRRLYGSETYNKVSRFVREVPKGLIQEVRLSNSVSRPFGGNQSMSGSNLFSGSEIPETGFVLGQAVRHSIFGEGVILNFEGSGAQARVQVNFSEGSKWLMLGYAKLEAI; from the coding sequence ATGCGCGATGATCTCTCCCTTCTGCTGAACTCCCTCAACGATGCCCAACGCCAGGCCGTAGCGGCCCCCGTTGGCCGTCAGTTGGTCCTGGCCGGCGCCGGTTCCGGTAAAACCCGAGTGCTGGTGCACCGTATCGCCTGGTTGATCCAGGTCGAGAACGCCTCGCCTCACTCCATCCTGTCGGTGACCTTCACCAACAAGGCCGCTGCCGAGATGCGTCATCGCATCGAGCAGTTGCTGGGCATCAACCCGGCCGGCATGTGGGTCGGCACCTTCCACGGCCTCGCGCACCGCTTGCTGCGGGCGCACTGGCAGGAAGCGGGCCTGAGCCAGACCTTTCAGATTCTCGACAGCGATGACCAGCAGCGTCTGGTCAAGCGGGTGATCCGCGAACTGGGTCTGGATGAGCAACGCTGGCCGGCGCGTCAGGCGCAGTGGTTCATCAACGGCCAGAAAGACGAAGGTCTGCGACCGCAACACATTCAGGCCAGCGGCGACCTGTTCCTCGCCACCATGCGCGGCATCTACGAAGCCTACGAGGCGGCGTGCCTGCGTGCCGGCGTGATCGATTTCTCCGAGCTGCTGCTGCGCGCCCTCGACCTGTGGCGTGATCATCCGGGCCTGCTGGCCCACTATCAAAAGCGTTTCCGTCATATTCTGGTCGACGAGTTCCAGGACACCAACGCCGTGCAGTACGCCTGGTTGCGCCTGCTCGGCAAGGGCGGTGACAGCCTGATGGTGGTGGGCGACGACGATCAGTCGATTTACGGCTGGCGCGGCGCGAAGATTGAAAACATCCATCAGTATTCTTCGGATTTTCCGGATTCCGAGACGATTCGCCTGGAGCAGAACTACCGCTCCACCGCCGGCATCCTCAAAGCCGCCAACGCCTTGATCGCCAACAACACCGGGCGCCTGGGCAAAGAGCTGTGGACCGACGGCGGCGACGGCGAAGCGATCAACCTGTACGCGGCGTTCAACGAACACGACGAAGCACGCTACGTGGTCGAAACCATCGAAAGTGCGCTGAAAACCGGCCTGGCCCGTAGCGATATCGCGATTCTGTACCGCTCCAACGCCCAGTCGCGAGTGCTCGAAGAAGCCCTGCTGCGCGAGCGGATTCCGTACCGCATCTATGGCGGGCAGCGCTTCTTCGAACGCGCGGAAATCAAGAACGCCATGGCCTACCTGCGCTTGCTTGAAGGTCGCGGCAACGATGCGGCGCTGGAACGGGTGATCAACGTGCCGGCCCGTGGCATCGGCGAGAAAACCGTCGAAGCGATCCGCGAGCACGCGCGACACAGCGATGTATCGATGTGGGAAGCGATGCGCCAACTGGTCGCCAACAAAGGCCTGACCGGCCGCGCCGCCAGTGCGCTCGGTGCATTCATCGAGCTGATCGAGAACCTCGCCGCCAAGTGCGCCGAGATGCCGCTGCACCTGATGACGCAAACCGTCATCGAGCAGTCCGGCCTGATCGCCTATCACGAAGCGGAAAAAGGTGAAAAAGGTCAGGCTCGAGTGGAAAACCTTGAGGAACTGGTCAGCGCCGCGCGCAACTTCGAGAACACCGAAGAGGACGAAGAGCTGACGCCACTGGCGGCATTCCTCGGCCACGCATCGCTGGAAGCCGGCGACACTCAGGCCGACGAGCACGAAGACAGCGTTCAGCTGATGACCCTGCACAGCGCCAAAGGTCTGGAGTTCCCTTACGTGTTCCTGGTGGGCATGGAAGAAGGCCTGTTCCCGCACAAGATGAGCCTGGAAGAGCCCGGGCGTCTTGAAGAAGAACGGCGTCTGGCCTACGTCGGTATCACTCGGGCCATGCAGAATCTGGTGATGACCTACGCGGAAACCCGGCGTCTGTACGGCAGCGAAACCTACAACAAGGTGTCGCGTTTCGTACGCGAGGTGCCGAAGGGCCTGATTCAGGAAGTGCGTCTGTCCAATAGCGTCAGCCGACCGTTCGGCGGCAACCAGTCGATGAGCGGCAGCAATCTGTTCAGCGGCAGCGAGATACCGGAAACCGGTTTTGTGCTGGGTCAGGCCGTACGTCATTCGATCTTCGGCGAAGGGGTGATCCTCAACTTCGAAGGTTCCGGCGCCCAGGCCCGAGTCCAAGTGAACTTCAGCGAAGGCAGCAAATGGCTGATGCTCGGCTATGCCAAGCTGGAAGCCATCTGA
- a CDS encoding Tim44 domain-containing protein: MKRFLSIAMALCIGLTMSLDANAKRFGGGKSAGAAPTHQTSQMAPSSPGVGGAAATAGAAGAAGAAAKAGGASRWLGPLAGIAAGGLLASMFMGDGFQGMQIFDILIMALIAFVIFRFIAARRRKQQEQFAPAGAPMQREVFEQKPAAMGSIFGGSAAPAAARPVINAPAWFNEERFLEAARSHFQSLQQHWDANEMDKIAEFVTPQMLEFLKRERADLGDGFQSTYIDNLQVQLDGVDDRADKTIATLTFTGVSKTSRFDQGEVFSESWNMERPQGDNQPWLVAGIRQNG; the protein is encoded by the coding sequence ATGAAACGTTTTCTTAGCATCGCCATGGCGTTGTGCATCGGCCTGACGATGAGCCTCGACGCCAACGCCAAGCGCTTTGGTGGTGGCAAAAGCGCCGGCGCTGCGCCGACGCACCAGACCAGCCAGATGGCTCCTTCTTCTCCAGGCGTGGGCGGTGCAGCAGCGACCGCTGGCGCTGCCGGTGCTGCTGGCGCCGCGGCCAAGGCCGGCGGTGCTTCGCGCTGGCTCGGCCCTCTGGCGGGCATCGCCGCCGGTGGCTTGCTCGCGTCGATGTTCATGGGCGACGGCTTCCAGGGCATGCAGATCTTCGACATCCTGATCATGGCGCTGATCGCGTTCGTGATCTTCCGCTTCATTGCCGCCCGTCGTCGCAAGCAGCAGGAGCAATTCGCTCCGGCCGGCGCGCCGATGCAGCGTGAAGTGTTCGAGCAGAAGCCAGCCGCCATGGGTTCGATCTTCGGTGGTTCGGCTGCTCCGGCTGCCGCCCGTCCGGTGATAAACGCACCGGCCTGGTTCAACGAAGAGCGCTTCCTTGAAGCCGCACGCAGCCACTTCCAGTCGCTGCAGCAGCACTGGGACGCCAACGAAATGGACAAGATCGCCGAGTTCGTGACCCCGCAAATGCTCGAGTTCCTCAAGCGTGAGCGTGCCGATCTGGGCGACGGCTTCCAGTCGACCTACATCGACAATCTGCAGGTGCAGCTGGACGGCGTCGACGATCGTGCCGACAAGACCATCGCCACCCTGACCTTCACCGGCGTGTCGAAAACCTCGCGTTTCGACCAGGGCGAAGTGTTCAGCGAAAGCTGGAACATGGAACGTCCGCAGGGCGACAACCAGCCTTGGCTGGTCGCCGGTATCCGCCAGAACGGCTGA
- a CDS encoding SMI1/KNR4 family protein — protein sequence MEEIIEQLREANEPVPVPLELPDEDLLVEIEEQLFIDIPFVFKEFLLTVSDVVYGSLEPVTVTDPQSHTYLPDVAANAWDVGVDRSLIPICQDGDDYYCVEEDGTVVLWQAEEELIAEETWESVWHWARDVWLES from the coding sequence GTGGAAGAAATTATCGAACAACTGCGCGAAGCCAACGAACCCGTGCCGGTTCCTTTGGAATTGCCTGACGAAGACCTGCTGGTGGAAATCGAAGAACAACTGTTCATCGACATTCCGTTTGTCTTCAAGGAATTTTTGCTGACCGTCAGCGATGTGGTCTATGGCAGCCTCGAACCCGTGACGGTCACCGACCCGCAGTCACACACCTATTTGCCGGACGTCGCGGCCAATGCGTGGGATGTGGGCGTTGATCGCAGCTTGATCCCGATCTGTCAGGACGGCGACGACTACTACTGTGTCGAAGAAGACGGCACCGTGGTGCTGTGGCAGGCCGAAGAAGAATTGATCGCCGAGGAAACCTGGGAATCGGTATGGCACTGGGCGCGGGACGTCTGGCTGGAGAGCTGA
- a CDS encoding cation:proton antiporter: protein MHAISFIQDLAVIMLVAGVVTVLFHRFKQPVVLGYIVAGFIIGPHTPPFGLIHDEETIKTLAELGVIFLMFCLGLEFSLRKLFKVGATAFIAAFLEIILMIWIGYEIGRWFDWNTMDSLFLGAILAISSTTIIVKALNDLKMKNERFAQLIFGVLIVEDILGIGIIALLSSIAVSGTVSSGEVFSTVGKLSLFMIVALVIGILLVPRLLAYVAKFESNEMLLITVLGLCFGFCLLVVKLEYSMVLGAFLIGAIMAESRQLLKIERLVEPVRDLFSAIFFVAIGLMLDPLILIEYAWPIAVITVAVVLGKMLSCGLGAFIAGNDGRTSLRVGMGLSQIGEFSFIIAALGMTLQVTSNFLYPVAVAVSVITTLLTPYLIRAADPLSIKLSAAVPKRLGRVLGMYGEWLRSIQPQGEGAMLASMIRRILLQVGVNLALVIAIFFAGAYFAERMSLWLQDWISDPSWQKALIWGGALLVSLPFLIAAYRKLKALSMLLAEMGVKPEMAGRHTQRVRRVIAEVIPILSLLVIFLLLAALSASILPTNKLLVLIAVVAAAVAALLWRWFIRVHTRMQVALLETLDNHNESSGH, encoded by the coding sequence ATGCATGCCATCAGTTTTATTCAGGATCTGGCAGTGATCATGCTGGTCGCAGGTGTGGTCACCGTGCTGTTCCACCGTTTCAAGCAACCGGTGGTGCTCGGCTACATCGTCGCCGGGTTCATCATCGGCCCGCACACACCACCGTTCGGCCTGATCCACGACGAAGAAACCATCAAGACCCTGGCCGAACTCGGGGTGATTTTCCTGATGTTCTGTCTCGGTCTGGAGTTCAGCCTGCGCAAGTTGTTCAAGGTCGGGGCCACAGCGTTTATTGCCGCGTTCCTCGAAATCATTTTGATGATCTGGATCGGCTACGAGATTGGCCGCTGGTTCGACTGGAACACCATGGATTCGCTGTTCCTTGGCGCGATTCTGGCGATTTCCTCAACCACCATCATCGTCAAAGCCCTCAACGATCTGAAGATGAAGAACGAGCGTTTCGCGCAGTTGATCTTCGGGGTATTGATTGTCGAGGACATCCTCGGCATCGGCATCATTGCGCTGCTGTCGAGCATCGCGGTCAGCGGCACGGTGAGCTCGGGCGAAGTGTTCTCCACGGTCGGCAAGCTGTCGCTGTTCATGATCGTCGCGCTGGTCATCGGCATCCTCCTGGTGCCGCGTCTGTTGGCGTATGTAGCGAAATTCGAAAGCAACGAGATGCTGCTGATCACTGTGCTTGGCTTGTGTTTCGGCTTCTGCCTGCTGGTGGTCAAGCTCGAATACAGCATGGTCCTCGGCGCCTTCCTGATCGGCGCGATCATGGCCGAGTCGCGACAGCTGCTGAAAATCGAGCGCCTGGTCGAGCCGGTTCGTGACTTGTTCAGTGCGATCTTTTTCGTCGCGATCGGGCTGATGCTCGACCCGCTGATTCTCATCGAATACGCCTGGCCGATTGCGGTGATCACCGTCGCCGTGGTGCTGGGCAAGATGTTGTCCTGCGGCCTCGGAGCATTTATCGCTGGCAACGACGGACGAACCTCGCTGCGGGTCGGCATGGGCCTGTCACAGATTGGCGAATTTTCCTTCATCATCGCCGCGCTGGGCATGACCTTGCAGGTGACCAGCAACTTCCTCTATCCGGTCGCGGTGGCCGTGTCGGTGATCACCACGCTGCTGACGCCGTACTTGATTCGCGCGGCGGATCCGCTGTCGATCAAGCTCTCGGCAGCCGTACCCAAGCGTCTCGGCCGGGTGCTCGGCATGTATGGCGAATGGTTGCGCAGCATTCAGCCGCAAGGCGAGGGCGCGATGCTGGCGTCGATGATCCGGCGGATTCTGTTGCAGGTCGGGGTCAATCTGGCGCTGGTGATTGCGATCTTCTTCGCCGGCGCGTATTTCGCCGAGCGCATGTCGTTGTGGCTGCAGGACTGGATCAGCGATCCGAGCTGGCAGAAGGCGTTGATCTGGGGCGGGGCGTTGTTGGTTTCGCTGCCATTCCTGATCGCGGCATATCGCAAGCTCAAAGCGCTGTCGATGCTACTGGCGGAGATGGGCGTCAAGCCGGAGATGGCCGGGCGTCACACGCAGCGAGTGCGCCGGGTGATCGCCGAAGTGATCCCGATTCTCTCGCTGCTGGTGATTTTCCTGCTGTTGGCGGCGTTGTCGGCCAGTATCCTGCCGACCAACAAGCTGCTGGTGCTGATCGCCGTAGTCGCCGCTGCGGTAGCGGCGCTGCTCTGGCGCTGGTTCATCCGCGTGCACACGCGCATGCAGGTGGCCCTGCTGGAAACCCTCGACAACCACAACGAGTCGTCGGGGCACTGA
- a CDS encoding acyl-CoA thioesterase has translation MEPGNAQLSMTVLMTPDMANFSGNVHGGTLLKYLDEVAYACASRYAGRYVVTLSVDQVIFREPIHVGELVTFLASVNYTGNTSMEVGIKVVTENIRERSVRHTNSCFFTMVAVDDQRKPAAVPPLQPQNSEDKRRFMQAQQRRQIRQELEKRYQEIKGDA, from the coding sequence ATGGAACCCGGAAACGCCCAGCTGTCGATGACGGTACTGATGACCCCCGACATGGCCAACTTCTCTGGCAATGTCCACGGCGGCACCCTGCTCAAATACCTCGACGAAGTGGCCTACGCCTGCGCCAGCCGTTATGCCGGGCGCTACGTGGTGACACTGTCGGTTGATCAGGTGATTTTCCGCGAGCCGATTCATGTCGGCGAACTGGTGACCTTCCTCGCCTCGGTCAACTACACCGGCAACACGTCGATGGAAGTCGGCATCAAAGTGGTCACGGAAAACATCCGCGAACGCTCGGTGCGCCATACCAACAGCTGCTTCTTCACCATGGTCGCCGTGGACGACCAGCGCAAACCGGCCGCCGTACCGCCGCTGCAACCGCAGAACAGCGAAGACAAGCGCCGCTTCATGCAGGCGCAACAGCGTCGGCAGATTCGTCAGGAGCTGGAGAAGCGTTATCAGGAGATCAAGGGCGACGCTTGA
- the pdxY gene encoding pyridoxal kinase PdxY: MKRTPHLLAIQSHVVFGHAGNSAAVFPMQRVGVNVWPLNTVQFSNHTQYGQWAGEVLAPQQIPELIEGIAAIGELGNCDAVLSGYLGSAAQGRAILSGVARIKAVNPKMLYLCDPVMGHPEKGCSVPTEVSDFLLDEAAAVADIMCPNQLELDSFSGRKPQSLFDCLAMARALLARGPKAVLVKHLDYPGKPADGFEMLLVTAEGSWHLRRPLLAFPRQPVGVGDLTSGLFLARILLGDTLLAAFEFTAAAVHEVLLETQACASYELQLVRAQDRIAHPRVKFEATAISL, translated from the coding sequence ATGAAACGTACGCCTCATCTGCTCGCCATCCAGTCCCACGTGGTGTTTGGCCACGCCGGCAACAGCGCTGCGGTTTTTCCGATGCAGCGCGTCGGGGTCAACGTCTGGCCGCTCAACACCGTGCAGTTCTCCAACCACACCCAGTATGGTCAGTGGGCCGGTGAAGTGCTGGCGCCGCAGCAGATTCCCGAACTGATCGAAGGCATCGCCGCGATTGGCGAGCTGGGCAACTGCGATGCGGTGCTGTCCGGCTATCTCGGCAGCGCCGCGCAGGGCCGGGCGATTCTCAGCGGTGTGGCGCGGATCAAAGCAGTCAATCCGAAGATGTTGTATCTGTGTGACCCGGTCATGGGTCATCCAGAGAAGGGTTGCAGCGTGCCCACCGAGGTCAGCGATTTCCTGCTCGATGAAGCGGCCGCCGTGGCGGACATCATGTGCCCGAACCAGTTGGAGCTGGACAGTTTTTCCGGGCGCAAGCCGCAGTCGCTGTTTGATTGCCTTGCCATGGCGCGGGCGCTGCTGGCGCGCGGGCCGAAAGCAGTGCTGGTCAAGCATCTGGATTACCCGGGCAAACCGGCCGATGGTTTCGAGATGCTGCTGGTGACGGCCGAGGGCAGCTGGCATCTGCGCCGTCCATTGCTGGCGTTTCCGCGTCAGCCGGTGGGCGTGGGCGATCTGACATCCGGCCTGTTCTTGGCGCGGATACTGCTGGGCGACACGCTGTTGGCGGCATTCGAATTCACTGCAGCGGCGGTGCATGAGGTGTTGCTGGAAACCCAGGCGTGCGCCAGTTATGAGCTGCAACTGGTGCGGGCGCAGGACCGGATTGCCCATCCGCGGGTGAAGTTCGAGGCGACAGCGATCAGTCTCTAA
- a CDS encoding DUF3301 domain-containing protein, translating into MLTLENIFVLMLFAAAGAWFWHNHGLRERALERVKQHCSNVGVELLDGNVALKKIGLIKDANGRRRLARVYNFEFTVTGESRHNGTVTQFGAHSAQIELAPYPAPFDDTPPVVEVHKPRAEVIELSQWRQEHTKWKP; encoded by the coding sequence ATGCTGACCCTGGAAAACATCTTCGTGCTGATGCTGTTCGCCGCTGCCGGTGCCTGGTTCTGGCACAACCACGGCTTGCGCGAGCGCGCGCTGGAGCGGGTCAAACAGCATTGCAGCAACGTCGGCGTCGAATTGCTGGACGGTAACGTCGCGCTGAAAAAGATCGGTTTGATCAAGGATGCCAACGGTCGCCGCCGACTGGCGCGGGTGTACAACTTCGAATTCACCGTGACTGGCGAGAGCCGCCACAACGGCACCGTGACCCAATTCGGCGCGCACAGTGCGCAGATTGAATTGGCACCCTACCCGGCACCGTTCGACGATACGCCGCCGGTGGTCGAAGTGCACAAGCCTCGCGCGGAAGTCATCGAGCTGAGCCAGTGGCGGCAGGAACATACCAAGTGGAAGCCTTGA
- a CDS encoding CobW family GTP-binding protein has translation MLQNIPTHVIAGPLGAGKTSLIRQLLAQRPADERWAVLINEFGQIGLDAALLTRDADGIALGEVAGGCLCCVNGAPFQIGLGRLLRKARPDRLFIEPSGLGHPAQLLKQLNTAPWLGVLAVQPCVLVLDAQALHAGRGLPEPQQQALASAGLLLLNKADDLDETVRENIARQLPPVRMIWTQQAQLPLDELPGMTEKATEGVVNLPLPTGLAQLPAVWSDPSVPICLSQAQEDGWSIGWRWHPGQIFDQGRIVDWLAALEWKRAKLVIHGRDGWVSVNALENADLIWQASEWRKDSRIELIFTGPQNIEQLDADLTQCRVR, from the coding sequence ATGTTGCAGAACATTCCGACCCACGTCATCGCCGGCCCGTTGGGCGCGGGCAAGACCAGCCTGATTCGCCAGTTGTTGGCGCAGCGGCCCGCGGACGAACGCTGGGCGGTGCTGATCAACGAGTTTGGCCAGATCGGTCTGGATGCCGCGCTGCTGACTCGCGATGCCGATGGTATCGCACTGGGTGAGGTGGCCGGGGGCTGCCTGTGTTGCGTCAATGGCGCGCCTTTCCAGATCGGCCTTGGCCGCTTGCTGCGCAAGGCCCGACCGGATCGACTGTTTATCGAGCCATCCGGGCTGGGCCATCCCGCACAGTTGCTCAAGCAATTGAACACGGCGCCTTGGCTGGGCGTGCTGGCGGTTCAGCCGTGTGTTCTGGTCCTGGATGCTCAGGCATTGCATGCAGGTAGAGGCTTGCCGGAGCCCCAGCAGCAAGCGTTGGCCAGCGCGGGGTTGTTGCTGTTGAACAAGGCAGACGACCTTGATGAAACGGTTCGGGAGAACATCGCTCGCCAGCTGCCACCGGTCAGGATGATCTGGACGCAGCAAGCCCAGTTGCCTCTGGATGAGCTGCCGGGGATGACAGAAAAAGCAACCGAAGGCGTGGTTAATCTGCCGCTGCCCACGGGCTTGGCGCAGCTGCCGGCCGTCTGGAGCGACCCGAGCGTGCCGATTTGCCTGAGCCAGGCGCAGGAGGATGGCTGGAGCATCGGGTGGCGCTGGCATCCTGGACAGATATTTGACCAAGGACGCATCGTTGATTGGCTGGCCGCTCTCGAGTGGAAGCGGGCCAAACTGGTTATCCACGGCAGGGATGGCTGGGTTTCAGTCAATGCGCTGGAAAATGCAGATCTGATTTGGCAGGCCAGCGAATGGCGAAAAGATTCGCGAATTGAGCTGATCTTTACCGGGCCGCAGAACATCGAACAGCTAGACGCCGATTTGACTCAATGCCGAGTTCGGTGA
- a CDS encoding DUF1826 domain-containing protein, producing the protein MLALKDQHLLTRHQHQGLSPQTLTRILEDGTNLAVWQRQLPLHIADFAQLVLSLNEPLAESLCLELPDEDAEPDLDGLASGLRDLQGYEGFMSDLKWLISAFACLLGARRIGVRLRVLDKAMCPRFHVDHVPVRLITTYAGVGSQWLEEGAMDRMRLGQANAEPQDAATIRQLDSGDVALVKGEKWHGNEGFGLIHRSPQPAPGERRLLLTLDWLG; encoded by the coding sequence ATGCTCGCACTCAAAGATCAGCACCTCCTTACCCGTCATCAGCATCAGGGCCTGAGCCCGCAAACGCTGACGCGAATCCTTGAGGACGGAACCAATCTCGCCGTCTGGCAACGCCAGCTGCCTTTGCACATCGCCGATTTCGCACAATTAGTGCTGTCGCTCAACGAGCCCTTGGCCGAGTCGCTTTGCCTGGAATTACCTGACGAAGACGCCGAACCGGATCTCGACGGACTGGCTTCAGGGCTGCGTGATCTTCAAGGTTACGAAGGTTTCATGAGCGACCTTAAATGGCTGATCAGTGCCTTCGCCTGCCTGCTCGGCGCGCGGCGTATCGGCGTGCGCTTGCGCGTGCTGGACAAGGCCATGTGTCCGCGCTTCCACGTCGATCACGTACCCGTGCGCCTGATCACGACCTATGCCGGGGTCGGTAGCCAGTGGCTTGAAGAGGGGGCGATGGATCGCATGCGACTTGGTCAGGCCAATGCCGAACCGCAAGATGCAGCGACGATTCGTCAGCTCGACAGCGGCGACGTCGCGCTGGTCAAAGGCGAAAAGTGGCACGGTAATGAAGGCTTCGGCCTGATCCATCGTTCGCCGCAACCGGCACCCGGTGAGCGCCGTCTGTTGCTCACCCTCGACTGGCTCGGCTGA
- the zigA gene encoding zinc metallochaperone GTPase ZigA — MSEKLPVTVLSGFLGAGKSTLLNYVLRNRKGLRVAVIVNDMSEINIDGSEVQRDVSLNRAEEKLVEMSNGCICCTLREDLLEEVSKLAREGRFDYLLIESTGISEPLPVAETFTFRDEHEQSLADIARLDTMVTVVDGVNFLLDYQAAESLASRGEILGEEDERSITDLLIEQIEFADVLLISKIDLISQHEREELIAILKRLNAQAEIIPMVMGEVPLEKILNTGRFDFEKAAQAPGWLQELRGEHVPETQEYGIASTAYRARRPFHPQRFFSFIDRPWLNGKLLRSKGFFWLASKPTDAGSWSQAGGLMRHGFAGRWWRFVAKNQWPEDQESVQAIMGSWTPSVGDCRQELVFIGQNIDFLQLAAELDACLLTDEEMAVGVEGWRLLPDPFGPWHEEAA, encoded by the coding sequence ATGTCAGAGAAACTGCCCGTCACCGTACTTTCAGGATTTCTCGGCGCCGGTAAAAGTACGCTTTTGAATTACGTACTACGTAACCGCAAAGGTCTGCGCGTTGCGGTAATCGTCAACGATATGAGCGAAATCAATATTGATGGTAGCGAAGTCCAGCGTGATGTCAGCTTGAACCGCGCAGAAGAAAAACTCGTTGAAATGAGCAACGGCTGCATTTGCTGTACGTTACGTGAAGACCTGCTTGAAGAGGTCAGCAAGCTCGCAAGGGAAGGACGTTTCGATTACCTGCTGATCGAATCCACCGGCATCTCCGAACCGCTTCCAGTCGCCGAAACTTTCACCTTCCGCGATGAACACGAACAAAGCCTCGCCGACATCGCCCGTCTCGACACCATGGTCACAGTCGTCGACGGCGTGAACTTCCTGCTCGATTACCAGGCCGCCGAAAGCCTCGCCTCTCGCGGCGAAATCCTCGGTGAAGAAGACGAGCGTTCCATCACGGACCTGTTGATCGAACAGATCGAATTCGCCGACGTCCTGCTGATCAGCAAAATCGACCTGATCAGCCAGCATGAGCGCGAAGAGCTCATAGCGATCCTCAAGCGCCTGAATGCCCAGGCTGAAATCATTCCAATGGTGATGGGCGAGGTGCCGTTGGAGAAAATCCTCAACACTGGCCGTTTTGATTTTGAAAAAGCCGCACAAGCACCCGGATGGCTACAGGAATTACGCGGTGAGCACGTCCCGGAAACTCAAGAGTACGGCATCGCCTCGACGGCGTACCGCGCCCGCAGGCCCTTCCACCCACAGCGCTTTTTCAGCTTCATCGACCGCCCATGGCTGAACGGCAAGCTGCTGCGCTCCAAAGGCTTCTTCTGGCTCGCCAGCAAGCCTACCGATGCTGGCAGTTGGTCGCAGGCCGGTGGTTTGATGCGGCATGGATTTGCCGGTCGCTGGTGGCGTTTCGTGGCGAAGAATCAATGGCCTGAGGATCAGGAAAGCGTACAGGCCATCATGGGAAGCTGGACTCCGAGCGTAGGAGATTGTCGCCAGGAACTGGTTTTCATCGGTCAGAACATCGATTTCCTACAGCTCGCAGCCGAGCTGGATGCCTGTCTGCTCACCGATGAAGAAATGGCAGTGGGTGTCGAAGGCTGGCGCTTGCTGCCTGATCCCTTCGGCCCTTGGCACGAAGAGGCCGCCTGA
- a CDS encoding glutamine synthetase yields MNNALKYLLLSSGMALTGQAEAHVPGLAHCTRSANLLACVDAEGNAYSVNTVGTTLYLRGFEKNGHRYWAQTNSRFGQLTFFTGIASDGEAWVGYTRRVGWTTINRFSSSGGNSARFTCSRMTGC; encoded by the coding sequence ATGAACAATGCGCTGAAATACCTGCTTTTGAGTTCCGGCATGGCGCTCACCGGCCAAGCCGAAGCGCACGTTCCCGGTCTCGCGCACTGCACGCGCAGCGCTAACCTGCTGGCTTGCGTGGACGCCGAAGGCAACGCCTATAGCGTCAATACGGTCGGCACCACGCTGTATCTCAGGGGATTCGAAAAGAATGGCCATCGTTACTGGGCGCAAACCAACAGCCGGTTCGGCCAACTGACGTTTTTTACCGGCATTGCCTCGGATGGCGAGGCTTGGGTCGGCTATACCCGGCGTGTTGGCTGGACGACCATCAACCGCTTCTCAAGCTCGGGAGGCAACAGCGCAAGGTTCACTTGCAGCCGGATGACGGGCTGCTAG